In Melospiza melodia melodia isolate bMelMel2 chromosome 5, bMelMel2.pri, whole genome shotgun sequence, the DNA window tatttatttctttcatgAGATCACTTAGTTTGGGATTGTTAACAACTCTTAGCTTTGATCCAAGAAGTTGAGATTTCCATCCTGACTTCCAGAAGTTGCCAGATTTTGGTGGAAGGGATAATGGCACAGCAGTAATTCCCATCTTAAAGATGTGGCTTTTGTGTCTTGGCAAAGCCATAGAGTTCTGTGGCTTTAAGCTTTCCTGATTCCCTGAAAGGCAatagcagtaataataataataataatttaaaattcccTCAGTACAGTTCTTACTCTTACTGGACATTATTAGCAGCACCTCTGTGCTATAAAGTGAGCAAGACTCCAACTTTTGGATATCTCTGCCCTGACACTCCAGGTATCCCTCAGAACTAACATTTGTTTTAAGATTAACATATCTGGATGCTGGGAAGGAAGTGGGCAGTGTAACATTAAAAAATCAAGGTGCAGAAGGCAGTGAGGGATTCCTTACAGCCTCTAGGTCTAGCTTTATTGATTTCTTTTATGAAATCACATAGTTTGGGATTGTTAACAACTCTTAGCTTTGATCCAAGAAGTTGAGATTTCCATCCTGACTTCCAGAAGTTGCCAGATTCTGGTGGAAGGGATAATGGCATAGCAGTAATTCCCATCTTAAAGATTTTGTGGATTTTGTGTCCTGGCAAAGCCATAGGGTTCTGTGGCTTTAAGCTTTCCTGATTCCCTGAAATGCAGtagtaataatgataataatgataataatttaaaattcccTCAGTACAGTTCTTACTAGACATCATTAGCAGCATCTCTGTGCTGTAAAGTGAACAAGACAAGAGTTTTTCCCCCAGCTTTTGGATATCTGCTGTGCTAAGATGAACATCTCTGGATGCTGGGAAGGAAGTGGGCAGTGTAACATAAAAAATCAAGGTGCAGAAGGCTGTGAGGGATTCCTTACAGCCTGTAGGTCATGTGAGAGGAACAGACTTTAAGGAAAATGCTGCTTTTCCAAAACCAAGATGGTTTTCCCTAAAAAAAGAGCTTAGAAATGGGGTGGCCTGGTTGAACTGGGATGCAGAACTGAACATTCTgagctttcattttcattttgctttgcttgcagccttGGAGGGGGAACCTTCTTTGGCCTGTGCTGCCTTCTGACAGGCTGCTCCACATTTGAGGAGGCCCTGGAGATGGCATCCCACGGGGACAGCACCAAGGTGGACAAACTGGTGAGGGACATCTACGGAGGAGACTACGAGCGCTTCgggctgccaggctgggctgtggcatCCAGGTAATGCCTGCCTGCCTCTCAGCTTGGTTTTGTTTCCCCTGGAAATCCTGCAAGGATGAAAAACTGGGTTTAGGTGCCCTTGGAGAGCAACCATTCCTGAGAGATCTAAGTTTTGAAGTTAGAAATCAATCCTTCAAGATAATTCACTTTGGTTAAATGAGCAGTTCTGATTTTCTCCTGGAATTCTGATGGGATCTTTAACCCCAAAACTGTCTTTACAGCTTTGGAAACATGATGAGCAAGGAGAAGAGGGAATCTGTCAGCAAGGAGGACCTGGCCAGGGCCACTTTAATCACCATCACCAACAACATTGGCTCCATAGCACGGATGTGTGCCCTTAACGAGGTATTTTGGGAATCTCCTCCCTTGCTCCCTGCCTGGAACACCCCCTGTGTGCTGCTGCCTGCTTGGGGAATGTTCCCACTCTGGGAAGCTGTGGGAGAGGAGGAAAGGAGGGACAGGGGGTGGAGAGGCTGCAtatctcctcctgtgctctggatttcttggccaagCCCCACCACTGCCACGGCCTTTGCTGCATCTTTGTGCTTTCAGCTTCTTTACAGTGCTGCCTTGTTGCATTCATGTCAAGCAGCATTGTACAGGGCTATGAAAGAgcagagagctgctctgcactccATCCTGAGCCTGCTTCCATGGATGGGCTGATGGAATCCAGCATCCTCCTGACTCCTCTGGCTCTGCAGCCAAAATGAGGCAAGACATGTCCTGAACAGCCTTGCTCATAATAAATCTGCTGATTCCTTGCTCTGGAGCTCAGCTGAATGAAAAGCTGAATGAAAAGAGGATCCTGAATAGTTCAGGGGAAGTGTTAATCAATGTGGGGAGGAAAATCCACAGAAGGATGTGAGTGCAGGAGCAGGTAAAACACTTGATCTGATTCCTCAGAAAGAGGAGGAATAATAATCCCGAATTATTTTTGTGTTGGAGAACAAGAAAGCTTCAGAGCTTGGATCAAAAGTGTTTTGGGATGGAAAAGTAAGGCTGGAGGTCTGATTTAAATCCACAATAATCACTActtggttggtcttttttttttctttaaaaattgtgTTGGTTATGGGCACCTAATCAGTGTTCCCTCCCAGTTTAACAGTGGAGTCACTCAGGTATTTCATGATGGATCAGAGGCCAGAGCTGCCATGAGGGGAGGCAGGTGGCACTTGATGATCAGTGTTCCCAGGCAGTACAAGGATTTTGTAGGAAAATCAGCTCTTCTATCCAAATTCCTGAGGTAGACAGGCTGTAGTTTGGCCTGGGAATTTCTGGGAGAGTCTGAGGAGGAGGGTGGCTTAAAATGTCCTGGTCCTTCTTTGTGATGGAATTGTTTGTGGTGTTCTGCACATTGTGCCAGACACTTTGAGCAGGAAGTTAATTCATAGGATTTCAGAGCCATTCTGGTTGGTGAGGTCCTTTAGGATTAtccagtccaaccattcccccagcactgccaaggccaccactgaccatgtccccaagtgccacatccacgtggctccagggatggggactcaccCTGGGCAActctgccagggctggacaatcctttccatgaagaaattttcccaatatccaccctgaccctcccctggcccagcctgaggccgttccctctcctcctgtccctgttccctgggagcagagtccgacccccccggctgtcccctcagaGCTACAAGGGCCCCCTgatcctcctttgctccaggctgagccccttcccagctccctcagcccctcctggtgctccagaccctttcccACGTGGGGTTTTTATCATTGCAAGCAGAAAACAGAATTTAGCCTTAATGATCCTTTGTTTTCCCTTCACACTTGCAGAACATCAACCGTGTGGTGTTCGTGGGCAACTTCCTTCGGATCAACACCATCTCCATGAGGCTCCTGGCCTATGCCCTGGACTACTGGTCAAAGGGACAGTTAAAAGCACTTTTCTTGGAACATGAGGtaaaattcctttttaaaatttgtcTCATGGCAAAATACAAATCCTTGGAGCGCTCTGGAAAGAGCCACGTGGAGCTGTTGGGTGCACACAgtgcaggagctcagggctttgctgctacagccacagcttcctctcttccttttcctcttccttccttttctttttccttttccttttccttttccttttccttttccttttccttttccttttccttttccttttccttttccttttccttttccttttccttttccttttccttttcctcttcctcttcctcttccttccttttccttttccttttccttttccttttccttttccttttccttttccttttccttttccttttccttttccttttccttcttcttctccttctcctcctccttctccttctccttctccttctccttctccttctcctttcttccttttcctttcttccttttccttttattttcttttcttccttttcctttcttcctccctGTAGTTGTATCTTTCTCCTCTCATTTATATGTTGTTAAAATTAAACTGTGTGTAATAGccaggagaagggaaggctccagggagactttccagtgcctaaaggagctccaatagagctggagaggggcttggagtgacaggacaaggggaatggcttcccactgccagagggcagggatggatgggatattgggaaggaattgttccctgggagggtggggaggccctggaatggatttcccagagcagctgtggctgcccctggatctctggaagtgtccaaggctgggttggacatTGAGGTttagagcaacctgggacagtgggaggtgtccctgtccatggcagggggtggcactgggtgtctTTAGGGTCGTTTCCAGCCCCAGCCActccctggttctgtgggcattGCTGTTCCTGTGTCAGGGAACACATTCCATGGATTTTCACTGCATGTCCCCATCTGCTCCTCAGGGTTACTTCGGTGCAgttggagctctcctgggactCCTGGACTCAGCCTGACTCTGTGCAGAATCTGTGGTGGATCTGTGGCTTCAGGGCACTCCCTGGGCCACTGAGCCCCTGGTTTGTGTCACAGCCCCCACTGAGACTACTCCACTGTGGGGACAGCCTGGCGATGGTGTCTGGAAGAGTTCAGATCCATCTGGGATTAC includes these proteins:
- the PANK2 gene encoding pantothenate kinase 2, mitochondrial isoform X2: MAPQASGMCTWSSGSSRCVDVKMGDLELCKLDELDCLVKGVLYIDSVGFNGHSECYYFENPTDAERCQKLPFNLENPYPLLLVNIGSGVSILAVYSKDNYKRVTGTSLGGGTFFGLCCLLTGCSTFEEALEMASHGDSTKVDKLVRDIYGGDYERFGLPGWAVASSFGNMMSKEKRESVSKEDLARATLITITNNIGSIARMCALNENINRVVFVGNFLRINTISMRLLAYALDYWSKGQLKALFLEHEGYFGAVGALLGLLDSA